A part of Podarcis muralis chromosome 13, rPodMur119.hap1.1, whole genome shotgun sequence genomic DNA contains:
- the LOC144325350 gene encoding integrase/recombinase xerD homolog encodes MRSYKKAWADFLIFRSKAPGARPYAAPSTREVLHYLAHLKELGRAPKTLNIQSAGISYFCKAFFTTDPCAAFIVRKTLEGWRRQHPPSADGRRPLTYDILSQIHKALRTVCWSKYEARLFSAAFSISFFGALRIGEVVCEGGVTHAQRGILLSDITLSRSDLIIRVRSSKTDQQGKGALLRLPAAQDKGPCPVRDARRFLYLRPKNPGPLFIHADGSRLARQQFTRVMRMALTACGLPAAEFAAHSFRIGAATTAVHLGLSTERIKEMGRWRSNAYKTYVRNNV; translated from the coding sequence ATGCGTTCATACAAGAAGGCTTGGGCCGATTTCCTAATTTTCCGCAGTAAAGCACCAGGCGCTAGGCCCTATGCTGCCCCTTCAACAAGAGAGGTCCTCCACTACCTGGCTCACCTGAAGGAGTTAGGCAGGGCCCCTAAGACCCTCAATATCCAGTCGGCAGGGATATCTTATTTCTGTAAAGCCTTTTTCACGACCGACCCGTGCGCGGCTTTTATCGTACGCAAAACTCTTGAGGGTTGGCGCAGGCAGCACCCCCCTAGTGCAGATGGGAGGCGGCCTTTAACGTATGACATCTTGTCCCAGATTCACAAGGCATTACGTACGGTATGCTGGTCTAAGTATGAAGCGCGCCTATTCTCGGCTGCGTTCTCGATATCCTTTTTCGGCGCCCTACGCATAGGAGAGGTCGTCTGTGAAGGGGGAGTTACCCATGCTCAGAGGGGCATCTTATTAAGTGACATAACCCTGTCACGGTCGGACCTAATCATCCGGGTCCGGAGCTCAAAGACAGACCAGCagggaaaaggggccctacttcGCCTTCCAGCAGCTCAGGACAAGGGGCCCTGCCCAGTTAGGGACGCGAGACGCTTTCTATACCTAAGACCCAAGAACCCTGGACCCTTGTTTATTCATGCAGACGGGTCGCGACTGGCTAGGCAGCAATTCACCCGGGTAATGCGTATGGCTTTGACGGCATGTGGTTTGCCTGCGGCAGAGTTTGCGGCACACTCCTTCCGTATTGGTGCGGCCACCACCGCGGTGCATCTGGGGCTCTCCACCGAGAGGATCAAGGAAATGGGGAGGTGGAGATCTAATGCTTATAAAACTTATGTCAGAAATAACGTATGA